aaatttgaattttcttctttcttcatGTTTCGTTGGACGatttaattccataattatATCTCGAATCTCGAAGTTCAATATCTTTATTATATATGTTGCTTTGGAGACTTGGAAGTTTTCCGATTTTCgttatgtttaaaaaaaatcacattTATACAATTTATAGTTTCAATTTACagctttttaaataaatttttgtagACAATGATCATTATTTTCATTCTCAAGTGAATGTGTTGAGTTTTTTTGATCCAAATGAGTTAATGTACTTCGATTGAACAAAACAATCAAAATGGACGAAATAATATTATTGCTAATCTAAAGTGTATTGCTTTGATTGATCTATGTATAATTAATGTATGTTCTTTAGTGTTTAATCTAAAGTGTATTACACGTATTACTTTTACTGTTATATCTTTCGTAATTTTTCTATTTGTCAgacattaaaatttaaattttattctttcttcattttttgTTGGAGATTTAATTCTATAATTACATCTCGAATCTCGAGGTTAAATTTCTTTATTATATCCGTTGTTTTGGTGACTTGGAAGTTTTCCGACTTTGGTTATGTTATAAAAAAATACTCACttctaaataatatataatttcaatttacagctttaatttaaataaatttttgtagacaattatcattattttcattCTCATGTGAAGGTCTTGAGTTTTTTTTTGGCCAAATGAGTTAATGTACTTCgattttacaaaataatcaaaacGGACGAAATCATATTAGTGTATATCTAACTTTGATTGATATATGTATAATTAATGTGTGTTCTTCGGTTTTTATTCATCTACTTTTTATTTGTTGGatacataaatttttatattaataaaaataaatttaaatttttcgtACAAAATTTGAATTAGGAAGTTGCATTCATATGCATTggatttttctatatttctcatcaataataaatttatccatatatatatatatatatatatatatatatatatatatgccttcttttattttattttgtgtatttttttaaatgtttaggaATTCAATCTCTATTATTGTCCTTTAGATTCAAGTCAATTGAAATGTAATGTCATTTAAATTAAAACATATTCAAGGTAAATTATTTATCACAAAATTTTTTATCTCCATAATTATCTTATTATAATGATTTATATTACTTCATCTCACATAAATTGTAATTAACACATTAAATTTgcagtaaattttttttaaaatcgtaTTTTAATTTCATTTGGATATGTAATATTTTAtcgataaaaattttcttgttttttttattcaacTATAATATATGTGCTTCTTCTTATTATTCTTATAACGTAGATATATTCGTTCATGTTTTTTCTACTTTATAATAATTTCATTTTTGATTCATGTAATTTGAATTAGTTTTTTCTTGTCAACCGATAATGATTCCTCAAAGAAAATTGTATTGTTTCTTCAATATTTCCGTACAATTACACTTTATATAACAcgtgttaaaaaaaatttctcgaGATTGTATAAGGaaaattgtttaatttattttcaattatcaTTTAGTTATGTTGATAGTActtaaaaaaaactatatatGACTATTTTGGTTTTCTATATTTTAACTTTTTTTCAGATttcaaatcatatttttttaaaattcaaatataaaTGTATATATAATGATTATCCTATATTAttaataagaaattatatgattgAGTGAAATATTGAGTTGCTAATTGAtagattttttaatattattaattcgaTAAAAAATGTTAAAACGTTGAGAAAATGTgatgtatttaaaaaaataaaaaatatatttatttcttgaTTCTTAATTCTCTTCATTCCTTCTTTTTTCCCTCTAATTTTGTTTTCAAACATGAttataaatcaaatttttacCTATGAATAATTGGTCTATGACGTCGaaatgaatgtcattttttaaaaataaaaactatacAAGTAAAGTTAATTACATTTTAGATTTTATTATGTGATCATCTTTCTCACATTTTATTATTTGTATTTAGACATAAGAAGATGGGTTTCTatcattatattttaaataattgatttgttTGTTTCGTTTAtgatgatttattatatattcattcaaatttttattattttaagacATGATGATCCAACATCTTTCTTTAGGAAAAACTTAAATTACTATTATTTGATTTAGAGTGATGCATAACCTAAAATATAATGCAATGTAAACCAATTTTGATGTTGTAGTGTTTGTCATTTGTCTTGTAAAAGAATAAAATATGGAAATAACATGTTTTTGGGTGGAATATAAATATGTTAGGATATGAAATAAATTAGAGTTGTGTGAGCATAATATTGAACTGAATTTTTTGATTATTGTAAATTGTTTGTATGTGTTAAAAAGATAGAGTTGAAAACTTATTCAAGTATGAGTTTAGTTAATTTACAGGGAAAATATATGTCTAAACATGAAGAAACCCTTAGAGAACCAAAAAGGAAACCTCGCAAGTTTCATTTCAAATTAGAACTACTGAGAACAATAATAATGTGTTGTCAATGATGTTGCAAGATGTTGATAAACCAAGTGAGACTTCAAAAAAATTGAAGTAAAATCTGAAACGTGAACGACTCAAATAAACAAAATATGAAGTCCATAAGATAAAGAAACAAAGCAAGTATTAAATATATTAATCAACATCAAATCCGTTAATGAAAAAGAAACATgaaaatcagatatgatgtgaTTGCTAAATTTAATCGAACAAAGAAGCaagggaaaaaaaaagagagaaaaaatattgaatgattcaaaaatcaaactagagactgtgagaacctgaaattccagcaaCTAAAAAAGTTTCAGTAGCTATCAAAATTTCAGCAGcaactcatatttcagaagttggtattttccagcagacatgtatttttccagcagacagagtccagcagcagaagagcaagcagcagcagtagcagaagagcGAGGaagcagcagacagttactgattcagattagacttgtaactgaagcattaacatggaataaaggctgttaatgtCAGATTATGGTCATTAATTGGGGGGCTAACAGTCAGAATATTTGCATATAAATAACACCCTCAACCTCTGAATTgggttacacaaatcttgaatTATCACTTGAAATAATTGAGATAAGATAGTGCTTATTTTCGGGCAGTAGAAAGCAGTAGCGAGAGCAAGCCTATTTCCAGAATTCAACCGAAACTTTATAGCAAATCacagtaagtgggcttatgtataaatatcttgaaatacgtttgataattctgttttaaagttcagtttccgtatgtttaatttctgatatatgattttgaagcactgataccccctagtgaactaatggtaggaatatatattctgaacatttctgaattctgattctgattctggcctcaccccttagaggagagaacatataggggactgatatcagtttagccacgaaattcactaacgtgctcagtgcttactaattctgatttctgttctgaaacctgtgatctgatttctgttctgaaaagatgagtttctgtatattattgtattactgttttgttgaaaatgatttcgaaactgggagttattcccgcccctgcttactgagtgacaatcatatcactcacccaccaaaccatctcagataagaacgaggaagagttgatcgaagaagaggagcaacgtcagttttggggctggtgatgaagatcgttgttcttagttttgatttatgttttattttccgctgcatctgttaagactctgtaatatttggttttacatttctGCTGTAAAACAGTAGTGATTCGAGTTGTATCAGACAATAAttatttcgtattatgaataaaagactggtttctgaattttgtacttctgaggcttgttgctTTCGAATgaaaatttgagagcaacgccggtgtcaaccaacccccgtcccggggcgtgacagagAATATTGAAGAAATTAAACCATGGTTTTTTGAAATGATAGATAAActgtaaaataatatttgtaATTGAAAAATATGTGAAAAAATTATGTGTCTACATTAATTTACGACCAATATTCGTAATGCACTCAAATTCGTTACACACATGCAACACACGTGCTTTGTTACTAGTACGATGAAAAGTATAAGTATGTCACGATATTTTATACGATATATAGTTTAATGATATTCATAATGAGTTGTTAACATTTAGTTGACTATGCTTTACAGGTTGTTGCTTCAAATAAAAAACAGGAGCCAGCTAGCTTTTTTAGTATATTTTATGGAAAAGATTCTTTCGGAGCATGTGTTGCATTTTATTCGTAATTTactgaatattttaattttattttaatttctaaAAGGCCAATTGGTTGATTATTTTGTAACTATCACATGGGAAGTAGTCGTAGttttgtaaaataatttgatattttataCGAAATAcagctagttttttttttaattaaaaaacgcattttaatcttgtaataaaatacaaataaGTCGCCcatcatacatatatattttttacattCTTCGACTTTTTGTTTGATTCTTATCCTTCTCAATTGCAAAAATGCAGAATCAAAAATGGACAATGTCATGTGCTCATTTATACAAAAAAATCAGAGTCAAAAGAAGGTTCAATACTAAAATTTTTCTGTCTTCTTTCAAAAATACCACGTGATATACTATCTTCTTCCAAAAACTCTTGACCAAAGGATGGTTGATGCTGCTGCTGCAACAATGGCTTTGGAAACACTGCGTGATCTATTGATCGAAGAGGTGAAGTTCTTATCAGGCGTCGAAGGTCAGGTTGAGGATGTCGGAAGGGATCTTCGAACGATGCGCGATTTCTTGAAGGATGCCGACAAGTGGCCGGACAGATACGACTCTGCCATCGTGCGTGGTCGGGTTTCAGAACTTATAAATCTGGCAACAAGCGCTGAGGATGTTCTTGAAAAATATGTTGTTGAAGTTGCATCAAAAAGAGGAGCCAAGAACTTGAAAAAAAGGCTCAAAAGATTCACTTGCATATTGGGCGAGTGTTTGGCTCTTCACGAGATAGGGAAGGAGACCGGAGTTATTATGTCTCGCATGGCTGAACTCACCAAAGACCTAGAGTCTATACGTAATACGTCAAGTTTCGAATGCAATGACGATCAACGATTGCAAAGGCAGACATACGGTCATGAGATTGAAGAGCACTTCGTTGGGATGAAGAATGACATAGATCGTCTTGTGTTGCATATGAAAGATATTGATGATAGATCATCTCAAGTGATTTCTATATGTGGGATGGGTGGTTTGGGGAAGACCACTCTTGCCAGGAAAATTTTCCAACACAAGGATATACTATTGTGTTTTGAAGCTCGTGCTTGGGTTTGCATCACGCAGAAACTTCAAGCAAAAGCTATTCTGCAGGAAATATTGAGGCAACTTCTTCCGGGAGAAAACAACGAAGGACAGACAATCGAATCTATGGTGACAAAACTATTCAATGTACAGAAAGAGAAAAAGTGTCTGGTGGTTCTTGACGATATATGGGAAATTGATCATTGGAATATCTTAAAGAAAGCATTTCCGATTGAAGAATCGAAATCCAAAATTTTGCTCACCACTCGAAACCAAAGGGTTGCTGACGCAGGATTTGTCCACAAACTAGATTTATTGACGGAGGATGAAAGTTGGGATCTGCTCCAAAAGATAGCTCTTCCCATCCATCAATCTGAAGGTAAGTTTTATTCTGTTGATTGATCGATACTTATAATAACCAAAATCCAAGTCCAACAAAATAGATCTCTcttgtatatattttttctttgttttgtcAAGAATCACGTTGGGAAACTAATTGCTTCCTTAAATATCGATATTTTGACAATATTTTGTAGCAGaatactttttcttttctttacaCGGCTCACCCTTCAATTTTTGACAATATTTTGTAGCCAACTCGAAACAGTTTGAAGCTATCGGAAGGGAATTGGTAGGCAAATGTGGGTGTCTACCCCTAGCAGTATCCGCTATTGGTGGAATTTTGCGAGGACAACAAAATCCAGGGGACTGGAATAAGGTCCTCAAGAATATGGATTTGCACCTGAAGCACGGGAAAGGTGTTGATGCCAATGATAAAAGGGTAGAACAGGTGCTAAGCTTGAGTTACAACGTATTGCCTCACTACCTAAAATTATGTTTCCTGTATTTAGGATGTTTTCCAGAGGACGAGGATATTGAGGTGCAAGATGTATATTTGATATGGATGGCAGAAGGAATGATTTCATCAGACGATAAAGGGCGAAACGAAACTCTTAGGGATGTTGCTGAACGTTATTTAAATGAGCTAGCAAGCAAATACATGGTTCAGGTGAAAATGAGTACTCGGGGATTTAAATCATGCCGCCTTCATGATTTGATGAGAGATCTATGTTTGTCAAAGGGAAAAGAAGAGAAGTTTTTTGAGGATTCTCAAGGAAAAATTCGAAGATTGGCAATCGATTTGGACGATGACGACGCGTGTAGTATTGCACAGTTTAAAAATGCGAATTTACGATCTCTTCTATTGCTATCCAAATCGAGCTTTGATTGTCATGATATTACTGACATTTGGAAAAATCTACTCAGCAACGCATTGCTCAGATATCTTAAAGTCTTGGTATTGGACAACTGCACATTTGAGGATAAAAAGTTACCTCATGCCGTAAGGAAACTAGTGATGCTCAAGCATCTGAGTATAAGACGTAGCATAGTCGTGGAGGTGCCAGAATTTGTGGGCAAACTTCCATGTTTACAATCATTGGATCTACGAACGCGGATAGATATTACGTTACCGAGTTCGATTGAAAAGATGGGACGATTGAGGCATCTCTTTGTGAATCTGGAAGTAACAAAGACGAATGATGGTGGGAGACTGAGACTCGATGGCTTAACGGAATTGGAGACATTTATTGGGTTCAATAGTAAGGTCTTTGATACTAACCATCTCCTCAAATTAACCAATCTCCAATGTTTTGGTGGGTGTGTTACTGATATAGAAAGCTTATCCGTGGTTGTTGATCACATCATTAACCTCAAAGATCAGCTTAGGGACACAAGTTTAGAAATTTATGTGATGGATTTGACTTCCGAACAAGGTTCACTCATCATTGATACGTTAATGCATTGCCCACTCAATCATTTGAAAATTTATGGGCGATTGAGGAGATTGCCTACTTTGGACCCTCAGTTACTCCAGAATCTTGTTTCTTTATCTCTTTATGGTTGTGAAATTGGGGAAGATCCGATGGAAGCACTACAACATCTTCCCACGCTACAAAATCTTCGCTTAAGCGAAGACGCATTTGTTGGCAAGGAAATGGTCTGTAAGAGTAAAGGATTTCCTCGGCTCAAGGATCTTACATTTTCTCAATTGACAAATTTAGTGGAATGGAGAGTGGAAGAAGAGGCAATGCCAAATCTTTCGGATCTCTACATCAGTCATTGTCCAAAACTGGAGATGATTCCAAAAGGAATAATTTCCATGGCTTCCATCACAGACCTGACCATATTTGGCATGCCCTCTAATTTCATGGAGCGGTTGAGAAGAGGTGGAGAAGATTATCCCAAAATCAATCATATACCATTCATTCATTTGATTTGAAGGCTAACGTCATTTTTCTGCTGAAATTTACCTAGCTACCCTACCCTCACGTTTTATCTTGTATACACAACATTTTGGGTTTTGTGTGCTTCCAAACAAAATGGCACTATAGACCTTGACATAATAATGAATATCTTTGTACCCATTCTACAATTTATCCgtcaaatattgaaaattaatatatgtttttatttattttagcgTATTTGATATCTTAAAGGTCGTACACACATACTTGTTGgacaatttattattatttaatttttagctAATAACTACATATGCGCAAAAGAAATTAAGTAAATTGgacaatttattattatttgataaataCAATCCCTGTTGTTTTACATCATTAAACCAATAGAATTTGTATTGCGCGGGAAGTGAGGatgtatattatatacttaattGGCATTCGATCCGTGCATTttgattaatttttaatataaaatataattatacatGTGGTAATTTTTTGTGTAAGATACAAGATTTGAATtcaattttgttatattttgttttcttttacaaataaatattttatggggaagagatattttgggcaaTAAAATTTGGTATGACAAATAACCTTCAAAATAAGaagatgaaaaaaataaaatgttatatATTACTTTATACATATTTCCACACTTCCTCAAatttctcaaaatatttttcgttgttattaattttttcaaatttctaaaatttattataataaataagtttaataatatatattacgtAGTTGACTTCTTAAATAGACAGCCAAACCAACAAAAGGATGATTAAATATTTATGCACGTTTATGTGTTGCTCCCCCAAACATTATATTAATTGAAGGatcttgtttattttaaatataataattgatTGTGAATTTAAATTTATGAGCTAGTACGAAGACAATATTGAGATGAGAAAATAAATATAAGGAGGCGTAAAAAAAAAATGCGGGAAAATTGCATTTACTATCTCCGTAACATCTTAAAAAGCATAAAACCTTCTATATATAGCAAGTACTATTCGTCTTCAAATCTACAACAATTTCTTGAAAATGCAGTCTATTCACTGCGGAGAACTCGCAATCTTCTCCAGAAAAAAATATACATAAGATCAACACTAACCAAGTTTTTAAAGGTCTACGGCTCAAAATCATGCACAAATGGATACATTAGCACTTTTCAGTTCCAAAAAAATTTGGACTCAAACACTTTcttgtgttttgctaggttctTAAttaacatcccagcaaaattaccAATTCCTAAAAAGCTTTGAAGTTGTTCTTTTAATTTGTTTGGAAAAATTATCACCTTTTCTACTATGTTGTCCTGCAAAATTATTCTAGACTCGTCGATTTCTATTCCggggaattcaatctttcttgtattAACGACTACTTtattttcagataaaaccagtccttcttttGTACAAACTTTAGAGAAATCTATAAATATTTGATATGTTCTTCCATATTTTTAGAAGCTATTAACACATCATCTGTAACGTACTATActtttaagtattttaaaatttgcggaaaaataaatattttctcaaaTAAATAGTAATCATTCAAATTGCGATAAAATAATATGTTCATctaaaattatttgaaatagaAATAGTTATAAACAAAGTTTGCCAAAAGGGTAAACATTTAAACAACGTAATCAATTTCGTAGAAAATTAGAGTAGTtgaaacaacatgcataaagtTCTTAAAACATAGgcagtcctcgggtttagcctcctgcgcaGTCCAAGCCGGgtcattggtccccacctctcgtctcctcatactcgttctcacctgcatcgatcaagtctagtgagtctaaagactcaacatgtataaaatagagctagcaagtaatacataataaaaccacatacatCTTTAAAGTAGAacgtacatacttaaacttgaacgtAATAACATAAACTTGGACGTGTCATCATCATAaattttttcataaacatacttgcatcatacatacttgaacatgcataacttcatcattttgcgtagagatatgtttcaaagcaagtgactcatacataaatgcgcctgatcagactaaaccacagtattggCGACAGGGAAGATCCagtaccacatacatgagatctccggTCATACTTtatcgggtggattggtccctggtcatgttttaccgctttccaatcctgatctaaacccggtcatgctttaccggggtggagaggtcctcggcgacgttcaccgacttccaaacccgttcataattggtcacaagagtaattgtcatgaacgattggtacatgagtagcgatagattaggtgtgttgtgctatcatagcatatttaatttaaataaatcaacaaaactcgatctatcaattgcagctatctcgattGTTAGATTTTATGATTAACTGTTTTAACAAaacgaaaatgctatttttaattaatatggaacgctatcgtgcccagttaattattgataagttttgactggatgctgggtttggtcaattaatTTAGGAAAACGCAAGAATTTTAGCGGTTATCCCTATAATTCCAATGTCATGCACCGGGACGGGGGTTAGTTGACACCGGCATTGCTCTccaatttacattcgaaaacaacaagcctcagaagtacagaatttcagaaaccagtcttttattcataataatcattgtctgttacaactcaaTGACATGTTTTACAGCGAAAatgtaaaatcataaaattacaatgtctgaacagatgcagcggaatataaaacataaataagaacttagaacaacgatcttcatcaccagccccaaaactgacgttgctcctcttcttctatcaactcttcctcgctcttatctgagatgggtttggtgggtgagtgatatgattgtcactcagtaagcaggggcaggaataactcccagtttcgaaatcatttttaacaaaaacagtaataaaataatatacagaaactcatcttttcagaacagaaatcagaccacaggtttcagaacagaaataagaattagtaagcactgagcacgttagtgaatttcatggctaaactgatatcagtcccctatatgttctctcctctaaggggtgaggccagaatcagaatcagaattcagaaatgttcagaatatatattcctaccattagttcactagggagtttcagtgcttcaaaatcatatatatcagaaataCACATACAGAAACTGTACTTTTAAAACAGAGTTACCAAACtgaatttcaagatatttatatataagcccacttaccgtgaTTTGCTATAAAGTTTCGGTTGAATTCTGAAAATAGGCTTGCTCTCGCTACTGCTTTCTACTGCCCGAAAATAAGCACTCTCTTATCTCAAATATTTCAAGTGATAattcaagatttgtgtaacccAATTCAGAGGTTGAGggtgctatttataggaaaatatTCTGACTGTTAGCTTCCCatttaatggccataatctgccattaacaaCCTTTATTCcgtgttaaatgcttcagttacaagtctaagctgaatcagtaactgtctgctgcttcctcgctcttctgctgctgctgctgctcgctcctctgctgctggattctgtctactggaaaatacatgtctgctggaaaaatactaacttctgaaatatgagttgCTGCTGAAATTTTGATAGCTACTGAAACATTTAGCTGCTGaaatttcaggttctcacatcCAAGGTTAATTACTTGTAACTGtatgaataaataatatgttagTCGATGAACAGTGACACAATTGAATAATAGAAATCCCTTGAATCGAGCTTGGTAATATTAATTTACATTTTATTAGTTTTTCATCTTGATTAGTTATTTCTTCTTGCATGTTAAATTAGTTCTAGTATTTTATTAGTTTTTATCAAACAAATCCCCATTTTATTTGCATTTTACTCGAAAGAAAATCATCCcccgttccctgtggattcTACCCTACTCACCATTACACTAATTTTACTTAGAGAGTaggaatttaagtttggtgggtcaacgacagcacaccaaatTTTGGCGCCGCTGCCGGGGAATGGTGCAAGGTTATTTTTTTTCgagttttgttattttttttttttgtctcatTCTTCTTGTACATGTGATTCATCAAGAAAagaagaatttgagaattttttttgttgtgaaatACTTCAAGATGTTTCATCGACAAGTATTCACAAGTTTTGCCCAACAAACCGAAGAACCATTCTATGCAGAATGGGAGAGATTCAATAATTTAGCAACAACATTCAggaatcatgatttttctaactatGTTCTTCTTCGACTTTTCCTTAAAGGTTTGAATTCAGTTACACGAAGATGGGTGTTTAATGGGGCACTGACAACTGGTAGTCCACTACTTAGTCGACAGGAAGACGGTGTGTTATATTTGCTAAATGATATGTCCAAATTTGACTGCCATCAGTATTGAAATCCTTCGCTGCAGAGTTGGAGCCACCAATAAACTCCAGGAATTAGTCAATCTGATTTTTCTAGGCCCATTGTGCAAGAGCGGAGCCACGTGTATGCCCCCAAATGAGATTTtctacttttaattttttttacattgATATTTTAGCTCAACTTGTATTAACCTAGGTAGCTCGGGTAGAAAAAGAACGACAAAGCTCATagaagttaatttttttttatttagctcAGGTTTCCCAAGTAGAAAAATAAAGACAATcgacaaaaattaaaattttagctcataaaatataattgttatgaatttaaTTTGCATGTATTAGTTTTTCACTTTATTAATCAAATTTTTAGCTCAGATAGTTTCAAATTTTTGACTCTGCCACTATCAGTGTAGGCAGCTTAGGCTAAGGGAAGCTCCACCCATGGAGGGGAGATACAGAAGTAATTGATTTCGAAGttctataaataaatttttgtgttcttattttttcctatttttactttgagtaatttatttca
This region of Primulina eburnea isolate SZY01 chromosome 14, ASM2296580v1, whole genome shotgun sequence genomic DNA includes:
- the LOC140812245 gene encoding disease resistance protein RPP8-like isoform X2, with protein sequence MVDAAAATMALETLRDLLIEEVKFLSGVEGQVEDVGRDLRTMRDFLKDADKWPDRYDSAIVRGRVSELINLATSAEDVLEKYVVEVASKRGAKNLKKRLKRFTCILGECLALHEIGKETGVIMSRMAELTKDLESIRNTSSFECNDDQRLQRQTYGHEIEEHFVGMKNDIDRLVLHMKDIDDRSSQVISICGMGGLGKTTLARKIFQHKDILLCFEARAWVCITQKLQAKAILQEILRQLLPGENNEGQTIESMVTKLFNVQKEKKCLVVLDDIWEIDHWNILKKAFPIEESKSKILLTTRNQRVADAGFVHKLDLLTEDESWDLLQKIALPIHQSEAIGRELVGKCGCLPLAVSAIGGILRGQQNPGDWNKVLKNMDLHLKHGKGVDANDKRVEQVLSLSYNVLPHYLKLCFLYLGCFPEDEDIEVQDVYLIWMAEGMISSDDKGRNETLRDVAERYLNELASKYMVQVKMSTRGFKSCRLHDLMRDLCLSKGKEEKFFEDSQGKIRRLAIDLDDDDACSIAQFKNANLRSLLLLSKSSFDCHDITDIWKNLLSNALLRYLKVLVLDNCTFEDKKLPHAVRKLVMLKHLSIRRSIVVEVPEFVGKLPCLQSLDLRTRIDITLPSSIEKMGRLRHLFVNLEVTKTNDGGRLRLDGLTELETFIGFNSKVFDTNHLLKLTNLQCFGGCVTDIESLSVVVDHIINLKDQLRDTSLEIYVMDLTSEQGSLIIDTLMHCPLNHLKIYGRLRRLPTLDPQLLQNLVSLSLYGCEIGEDPMEALQHLPTLQNLRLSEDAFVGKEMVCKSKGFPRLKDLTFSQLTNLVEWRVEEEAMPNLSDLYISHCPKLEMIPKGIISMASITDLTIFGMPSNFMERLRRGGEDYPKINHIPFIHLI
- the LOC140812245 gene encoding disease resistance protein RPP8-like isoform X1, with translation MVDAAAATMALETLRDLLIEEVKFLSGVEGQVEDVGRDLRTMRDFLKDADKWPDRYDSAIVRGRVSELINLATSAEDVLEKYVVEVASKRGAKNLKKRLKRFTCILGECLALHEIGKETGVIMSRMAELTKDLESIRNTSSFECNDDQRLQRQTYGHEIEEHFVGMKNDIDRLVLHMKDIDDRSSQVISICGMGGLGKTTLARKIFQHKDILLCFEARAWVCITQKLQAKAILQEILRQLLPGENNEGQTIESMVTKLFNVQKEKKCLVVLDDIWEIDHWNILKKAFPIEESKSKILLTTRNQRVADAGFVHKLDLLTEDESWDLLQKIALPIHQSEANSKQFEAIGRELVGKCGCLPLAVSAIGGILRGQQNPGDWNKVLKNMDLHLKHGKGVDANDKRVEQVLSLSYNVLPHYLKLCFLYLGCFPEDEDIEVQDVYLIWMAEGMISSDDKGRNETLRDVAERYLNELASKYMVQVKMSTRGFKSCRLHDLMRDLCLSKGKEEKFFEDSQGKIRRLAIDLDDDDACSIAQFKNANLRSLLLLSKSSFDCHDITDIWKNLLSNALLRYLKVLVLDNCTFEDKKLPHAVRKLVMLKHLSIRRSIVVEVPEFVGKLPCLQSLDLRTRIDITLPSSIEKMGRLRHLFVNLEVTKTNDGGRLRLDGLTELETFIGFNSKVFDTNHLLKLTNLQCFGGCVTDIESLSVVVDHIINLKDQLRDTSLEIYVMDLTSEQGSLIIDTLMHCPLNHLKIYGRLRRLPTLDPQLLQNLVSLSLYGCEIGEDPMEALQHLPTLQNLRLSEDAFVGKEMVCKSKGFPRLKDLTFSQLTNLVEWRVEEEAMPNLSDLYISHCPKLEMIPKGIISMASITDLTIFGMPSNFMERLRRGGEDYPKINHIPFIHLI